In Mytilus trossulus isolate FHL-02 chromosome 14, PNRI_Mtr1.1.1.hap1, whole genome shotgun sequence, a genomic segment contains:
- the LOC134697428 gene encoding lectin BRA-3-like, producing the protein MMAIGMLIMPNSVTSRASVEPIPIAARLDVRTTVPATVQSFLATQAAAQTTAPAPAQTTPCIPTICPADYLLLADQTASPNCYFYSGNTQKIWSDALKVCTLTPGAYLWRPNTRAEADAVKTTFAIGNDVHIWTGANSPTHDENFVFAVDNAALSLLDLPFGILDSSGDIGDDCVDIEFDTGDLDWEWENDDCDDDERYICELPRKTCP; encoded by the exons ATGATGGCAATTGGAATGTTGATTATGCCAAATTCTGTTACTAGTAGAGCAAGTGTTGAACCAATACCTATTGCGGCAAGACTTGATGTGCGAACAACTGTTCCGGCTACTGTGCAATCATTTCTAGCAACACAAGCAGCTGCACAAACAACTGCACCAGCACCTGCACAAACAA CACCATGTATTCCAACAATTTGCCCTGCAGATTATCTGTTGCTAGCTGACCAAACTGCAAGTCCAAATTGTTACTTTTATAGCGGAAATACTCAGAAAATTTGGTCCGACGCCCTG aaGGTGTGTACTTTGACACCAGGAGCCTACCTATGGAGGCCAAATACACGAGCAGAAGCTGATGCTGTCAAAACTACGTTTGCTATCG GAAATGATGTACATATATGGACTGGCGCAAATAGTCCTACCCATGACGAGAATTTTGTATTTGCCGTGGACAATGCTGCTCTTTCGTTGTTAGATCTTCCATTTGGAATTT tagaCAGTAGTGGTGATATCGGGGACGACTGTGTCGATATAGAATTTGACACAGGAGACTTGGACTGGGAATGGGAAAATGATGACTGTGATGACGATGAACGATATATTTGTGAACTTCCAAGG AAAACCTGTCCGTAG